A genomic region of Jeotgalibaca ciconiae contains the following coding sequences:
- the rpsO gene encoding 30S ribosomal protein S15, with translation MAISKEKKNEIISEYAVHEGDTGSPEVQIAVLTYEINLLNEHARVHKKDHHSYRGLMKKVGHRRNLLAYLRKKDVARYRDLIQRLGLRR, from the coding sequence ATGGCAATTTCAAAAGAAAAGAAAAATGAAATTATTTCAGAGTACGCTGTTCACGAAGGAGATACTGGTTCTCCAGAAGTGCAAATTGCTGTACTAACATATGAAATCAATCTACTTAATGAGCATGCACGTGTTCATAAAAAAGACCACCACTCATACCGTGGCTTAATGAAAAAAGTAGGTCATCGTCGTAATTTATTAGCATATTTGCGTAAAAAAGACGTTGCACGTTACCGTGATCTTATTCAAAGATTAGGTCTACGTCGTTAA
- the pnp gene encoding polyribonucleotide nucleotidyltransferase has product MTEKKVFQMEWAGRLLQVEIGQVAKQANGAVLIRYGDTVVLTAAVGSKEAKDTNFFPLTVNYEEKMYAVGKIPGGFIKREGRPSEHATLTARLIDRPIRPMFPEGFRNEVQVTNVVMSVDQECTPEMAAMLGSSLSLGISDIPFSGPIAGVNVGRVNGELILNPTPEQTEESDIELTVAGTKEAINMVESSAKVVSEADMLEALLFGHDAVKQMCEFQEKIIAEIGKEKMDVTLLATDADLHAEAKENFSEKMKDAILTKDKQERNDKIEAVKEEIMDYFTEQYMESENFVSIIKDVQQIIEDIEKEEVRRLITVDKIRPDFRKLDEIRSLDSEVGLLPRVHGSGMFTRGQTQAATACTLAPLGEHQILDGLGVEESKRFIHHYNFPQFSVGSTGRAGSPGRREIGHGALGERALKQIIPDVDAFPYTIRLVSEVLESNGSSSQASICAGTLALMDAGVPIKAPVAGIAMGLVKDGEDYTILTDIQGMEDHLGDMDFKVAGTRDGLTALQMDIKIQGITKEILEEALVQAQKARVEILNHLESVLPEPRAELSQYAPKIEMMQINPDKIKVVIGKGGDTINGIIDETGVKIDIDQDGNVSIASADAAMIQRAKDIIKELTHEVKAGEIYEGTVKRIEKFGAFVEITKGKDGLVHISELANERVRAVEDVVSIGDKIEVKVLEIDRQGRINLSRKALLKKDSE; this is encoded by the coding sequence ATGACAGAAAAGAAAGTTTTCCAAATGGAATGGGCAGGGCGTCTTCTGCAAGTTGAAATTGGACAAGTTGCCAAACAAGCAAATGGTGCAGTTTTAATAAGATACGGCGATACAGTTGTACTAACTGCAGCAGTAGGAAGTAAGGAAGCAAAAGATACAAACTTCTTTCCACTTACTGTGAATTATGAAGAAAAAATGTATGCAGTAGGGAAAATCCCAGGTGGGTTTATTAAACGTGAAGGTAGACCAAGCGAACATGCGACATTGACAGCACGTCTAATCGATCGTCCTATTCGTCCTATGTTCCCGGAAGGTTTCAGAAATGAAGTCCAAGTAACAAACGTTGTGATGTCTGTGGATCAAGAGTGTACACCGGAAATGGCTGCAATGCTTGGTTCTTCATTATCGTTAGGAATTTCAGATATTCCATTTTCAGGACCAATTGCGGGAGTGAACGTAGGTCGTGTGAACGGTGAATTAATTCTTAATCCGACTCCAGAACAAACGGAAGAGTCTGATATCGAATTAACCGTTGCAGGTACGAAAGAGGCCATTAACATGGTTGAAAGTAGTGCGAAAGTAGTATCAGAAGCAGATATGTTGGAAGCATTATTATTTGGACATGATGCAGTGAAACAAATGTGCGAATTCCAAGAAAAAATCATTGCTGAAATTGGCAAAGAAAAAATGGATGTTACTTTATTAGCAACGGATGCAGATTTGCATGCTGAAGCAAAAGAAAACTTTAGTGAAAAAATGAAAGATGCAATTCTAACAAAAGATAAGCAAGAACGTAATGATAAGATTGAAGCTGTGAAAGAAGAAATCATGGATTATTTCACAGAACAATATATGGAATCTGAAAACTTTGTATCGATTATTAAAGATGTACAACAAATTATTGAAGATATTGAAAAAGAAGAAGTTCGACGTTTAATTACAGTTGATAAAATCCGTCCTGATTTCCGTAAGTTAGACGAAATTCGTTCCCTCGATTCTGAAGTAGGCTTATTGCCGCGTGTTCATGGATCGGGTATGTTTACTAGAGGACAAACACAAGCTGCTACAGCTTGTACCTTAGCTCCCCTTGGCGAGCATCAAATATTGGACGGTTTAGGTGTTGAAGAGAGCAAACGATTTATTCACCACTATAACTTCCCACAATTTTCAGTAGGTAGCACAGGTCGTGCCGGATCTCCAGGACGCCGTGAAATCGGACATGGGGCTCTTGGCGAACGTGCATTAAAACAAATCATTCCTGATGTAGATGCTTTCCCATATACAATCCGTTTAGTATCTGAAGTTTTAGAATCAAATGGTTCTTCTTCACAAGCAAGTATTTGTGCTGGAACGCTGGCATTAATGGATGCTGGTGTGCCGATTAAAGCTCCAGTTGCAGGAATCGCAATGGGACTTGTGAAGGACGGCGAAGATTACACAATCTTGACGGATATTCAAGGAATGGAAGACCACTTAGGTGATATGGACTTTAAAGTTGCTGGTACGAGAGATGGTCTTACAGCTTTACAAATGGACATTAAAATTCAAGGGATTACTAAAGAGATTTTAGAAGAAGCACTTGTGCAAGCTCAAAAAGCACGCGTAGAAATACTAAACCATTTAGAGTCTGTTTTGCCAGAACCACGCGCAGAACTTTCTCAATATGCGCCTAAGATTGAAATGATGCAAATTAATCCAGATAAGATCAAAGTGGTTATCGGTAAAGGCGGCGACACAATCAATGGAATTATTGATGAAACCGGCGTTAAGATTGATATCGATCAAGATGGAAATGTGAGCATTGCTTCTGCAGATGCTGCAATGATTCAACGTGCAAAAGATATTATTAAAGAATTAACACACGAAGTTAAAGCAGGAGAAATTTATGAAGGTACGGTGAAACGTATTGAAAAATTCGGTGCTTTCGTTGAAATCACTAAAGGAAAAGATGGTTTAGTCCATATTTCTGAACTGGCAAATGAACGAGTTCGTGCTGTTGAAGATGTAGTTTCTATCGGAGATAAAATTGAAGTAAAAGTTCTTGAAATTGATAGACAAGGTAGAATCAACTTATCTCGTAAAGCATTGCTAAAGAAAGATAGCGAATAA
- a CDS encoding MmcQ/YjbR family DNA-binding protein has product MIDVKSIFDFKKMNVEKLKSFGFVDCVKYYEIKKTILDNQFYISLKVTKTDQVDYSVIDSSINEEYALVKTANAQGSFVGEIQTKCEDFLREVSDKCFDYDVFQSEQTKRVVQFIKNKYNVDEEYLWEKYPNYAVFRNHDNSKWFAIIMTIDGKKLKSSLDKEVEIIDLKGTAENVASLVDDCNYYGGYHMNKKYWYTTVLDDSICDSELFDRIVDSFHLIQ; this is encoded by the coding sequence ATGATTGATGTAAAGAGTATTTTCGATTTTAAGAAAATGAATGTTGAGAAATTGAAGTCATTTGGTTTTGTAGACTGTGTCAAATATTATGAGATCAAAAAAACAATTTTGGATAATCAGTTCTACATATCTTTAAAGGTCACCAAAACGGATCAAGTAGATTATTCTGTTATAGATTCCTCTATAAATGAAGAATATGCATTAGTAAAAACTGCAAACGCTCAAGGTTCATTCGTCGGAGAAATCCAGACAAAGTGTGAAGACTTTTTACGAGAGGTTTCTGATAAATGTTTTGATTACGATGTTTTCCAATCAGAACAAACAAAACGAGTTGTTCAATTTATCAAAAACAAGTATAACGTTGACGAGGAATATCTATGGGAAAAATACCCGAATTATGCAGTGTTTAGAAATCACGACAATAGCAAGTGGTTTGCAATCATCATGACTATAGATGGAAAAAAACTGAAATCATCTCTTGATAAAGAAGTTGAAATCATTGACTTGAAAGGAACTGCTGAAAATGTTGCGTCATTGGTTGATGACTGTAACTACTATGGAGGTTATCATATGAACAAGAAATATTGGTACACCACAGTATTAGATGATTCAATCTGTGATAGTGAGCTGTTTGATAGAATTGTGGATAGCTTTCATTTGATCCAATAA
- a CDS encoding aspartate-semialdehyde dehydrogenase — MKEYTIAVVGATGAVGQKMIQLLEKSEIPLKELKLLASARSAGKTATFKGKEYKIEETTNESFKNVDIALFSAGGSITKAFEKAARESGAVVIDNTSAFRMDENTPLVVPEVNAEALHNHNQLIANPNCSTTQMVVALKPIKEAFGLSRVIVSTYQAVSGAGVEALEELDTQTASVLKGEEVEASILPSAGDKKHYQMAFNVIPQIDLFSDEGYTFEEWKMINETKKIMGMPNLKVSATCVRVPVKYGHSESVYIEIDKDDVSVADLRAVLADAPGIIVQDDPSTQLYPLATESEDKKDTFVGRIRKDPDDKKGFHLWIVSDNLIKGAAWNSIQIAETMIDMNLI, encoded by the coding sequence ATGAAAGAATATACAATTGCAGTTGTTGGAGCCACAGGAGCTGTAGGTCAAAAAATGATTCAATTATTAGAAAAATCAGAAATACCATTGAAAGAATTAAAGCTATTGGCTTCAGCGCGTTCTGCTGGAAAGACAGCTACTTTTAAAGGGAAAGAATATAAAATTGAAGAAACAACAAATGAATCTTTTAAAAATGTTGATATTGCTTTGTTTAGCGCAGGCGGATCGATTACGAAAGCATTTGAAAAAGCTGCTCGCGAAAGCGGAGCTGTCGTAATTGATAATACAAGTGCATTCCGTATGGATGAAAACACACCATTAGTAGTGCCGGAAGTAAATGCAGAAGCCTTGCATAACCATAATCAACTAATCGCAAATCCAAACTGTTCCACTACACAAATGGTAGTGGCATTAAAACCAATCAAAGAAGCATTCGGACTAAGCCGGGTAATTGTATCTACTTATCAAGCTGTAAGCGGCGCAGGAGTAGAAGCCCTTGAAGAATTAGATACACAAACAGCAAGCGTGTTAAAAGGCGAAGAAGTAGAAGCTAGTATTTTACCTTCTGCAGGTGACAAGAAACATTATCAAATGGCCTTTAACGTTATTCCTCAAATTGACTTGTTTTCTGACGAAGGCTACACTTTTGAAGAATGGAAAATGATTAATGAAACGAAAAAAATAATGGGTATGCCTAATTTGAAAGTTTCTGCTACCTGCGTTCGGGTACCAGTAAAGTATGGACATTCTGAATCTGTTTATATTGAAATCGATAAAGATGACGTATCAGTAGCTGATCTTCGCGCGGTGTTGGCTGACGCTCCTGGGATTATTGTACAAGATGATCCTTCAACGCAGCTCTATCCATTAGCGACAGAATCAGAAGATAAAAAAGATACGTTTGTGGGACGCATTCGTAAAGACCCGGATGATAAAAAAGGCTTCCACTTATGGATTGTTTCCGATAATTTAATTAAAGGAGCAGCTTGGAATTCAATTCAAATTGCGGAAACAATGATCGATATGAATTTGATTTAA
- a CDS encoding ribonuclease J, giving the protein MSEIKIIPLGGVRENGKNMYVVEVDELIFVLDCGLIYPDNELLGIDIVIPDFTYLEQNKNRIAGIFLSHGHEDAVGALPYFLENIDAPVFGTELTIELAKISVKSTGLNPKFDNYHVINEKTEIEFDNVTVKFFRTTHSIPDSVAICLDTTDGTIVYTGDFKFDQSASEMYKTDFAAISQIGQKNVLALLSDSSDAESYVENVSDMKVTEEIIDTFNNAEGRVIVSCVASNVMRIQQVFDAAYQTKRKIFMTGTKLVQVVDTAINLGKLILPSKNVIVTQKSLDQYQDDELVILETGQSGEPFEALQRMSKNKHKQVNIQDGDLVYITTTPSTAMEKVVARTKNMIYSAGGSVKEISDTFKVSGHATPNDLKLLMNLLNPTFFIPVQGDYRLQAAHAELAHEVGIPFKNIFIPGKGDVIEYKDGRMRMSGQVPAGNVLIDGIGVGDIGNIVLRDRKLLADDGVFIVVVTISRRQGRIVSGPEIISRGFVYMKASEDLIKESTEITKKVVEDNLENKDFEWSTLKQEIRDSLSRYLFDQTKRRPVILPIIMEASSYLKK; this is encoded by the coding sequence ATGAGTGAAATAAAAATCATTCCTTTAGGTGGAGTGCGAGAAAACGGGAAAAATATGTACGTCGTAGAAGTAGACGAACTTATTTTTGTGTTGGATTGTGGATTAATATATCCGGATAACGAACTTCTTGGTATAGATATCGTTATACCAGACTTTACCTATTTGGAACAAAATAAAAATAGAATCGCCGGCATTTTCTTGTCACATGGTCATGAAGATGCAGTAGGGGCATTGCCATATTTTCTTGAAAATATCGATGCACCTGTTTTTGGGACTGAATTAACAATTGAACTGGCTAAAATATCAGTGAAAAGCACTGGTTTAAATCCAAAATTCGATAATTATCATGTCATTAATGAAAAAACAGAAATTGAATTTGACAATGTTACTGTAAAATTCTTCCGAACAACCCATTCAATTCCTGACTCAGTTGCTATTTGTCTGGATACAACCGATGGAACCATCGTCTATACGGGTGATTTTAAATTTGATCAAAGCGCATCAGAAATGTATAAAACTGATTTCGCTGCCATTTCTCAAATCGGTCAAAAAAATGTTTTAGCATTGTTAAGTGATTCTAGCGATGCTGAATCATACGTTGAAAATGTGAGCGACATGAAAGTTACGGAAGAAATTATCGATACGTTTAACAATGCGGAGGGACGAGTAATTGTATCTTGCGTGGCAAGTAATGTTATGCGAATCCAGCAAGTATTTGATGCAGCTTATCAGACAAAACGAAAAATATTTATGACCGGAACGAAATTAGTTCAAGTAGTAGATACCGCCATTAATTTAGGTAAGCTTATATTGCCATCTAAAAATGTGATTGTTACGCAAAAGAGTTTAGATCAATATCAGGATGATGAACTGGTAATATTGGAGACCGGACAAAGTGGCGAGCCATTCGAAGCACTTCAACGGATGTCTAAAAATAAACATAAACAAGTGAACATTCAAGATGGAGACTTAGTTTATATTACAACTACTCCTTCTACCGCAATGGAGAAAGTCGTTGCGCGCACCAAAAACATGATTTATAGTGCTGGTGGAAGTGTGAAAGAAATTTCGGATACATTTAAAGTATCAGGACATGCAACGCCCAATGATTTAAAATTGTTAATGAATTTATTAAATCCAACATTCTTTATCCCTGTACAAGGAGATTATCGCTTGCAAGCTGCGCATGCTGAATTGGCTCATGAAGTTGGAATACCATTCAAAAATATTTTTATTCCTGGAAAAGGGGATGTAATTGAATACAAAGATGGGCGCATGAGAATGTCGGGTCAAGTTCCTGCTGGGAATGTTTTAATTGATGGAATTGGCGTTGGAGATATTGGTAATATTGTTCTGCGTGATAGAAAGTTATTGGCAGATGATGGAGTGTTTATCGTAGTTGTTACTATTTCGCGTCGTCAAGGAAGAATTGTCTCGGGTCCAGAAATTATTTCTCGTGGGTTCGTTTATATGAAAGCCAGTGAGGATCTTATCAAAGAGAGTACAGAAATAACGAAAAAAGTGGTAGAAGATAACCTTGAGAATAAGGATTTTGAATGGTCGACATTAAAACAAGAGATAAGAGATTCATTAAGCAGGTATCTTTTTGATCAGACGAAACGTCGTCCGGTTATTTTACCAATCATCATGGAAGCATCTAGTTACTTGAAAAAATAG
- a CDS encoding energy-coupled thiamine transporter ThiT, which translates to MGSNSLRGWIEAILIGVVSYLLLYVPIAVGDSFLTFSVLPILFIGLRRGLLQGFFAGIVAGILALLLMSNSNDLLVNIVSQFGPLAFIGIVGFFAKFTQRTLNNKRYPNAAVNIITASILGTLVFYLWKFVASLSFNAEQVAEGSSAISHYLKIDGLSFAVTLAANAIVLLLLAKFLPKFFIPKDTPFLSRKEKSKLLND; encoded by the coding sequence ATGGGTTCAAATAGTTTGAGGGGTTGGATAGAAGCAATCCTCATTGGGGTAGTTTCATACTTACTCTTGTATGTACCAATTGCGGTTGGGGATAGTTTCCTCACTTTTTCAGTTTTACCGATACTGTTTATCGGTCTCCGCAGAGGATTATTGCAAGGATTCTTTGCTGGAATTGTTGCAGGTATTCTCGCATTATTGTTAATGAGTAATAGCAATGATTTATTGGTAAACATCGTTTCTCAATTTGGACCACTTGCTTTTATTGGAATAGTTGGTTTTTTTGCGAAATTTACACAGCGAACATTAAACAACAAACGCTATCCGAATGCAGCAGTGAACATTATTACAGCATCAATTTTAGGAACTTTGGTTTTCTATCTATGGAAATTTGTTGCTTCTCTATCATTTAACGCGGAGCAAGTAGCGGAGGGAAGCAGCGCTATCTCTCACTATCTGAAGATTGATGGACTGTCTTTTGCTGTTACCTTGGCGGCTAATGCAATTGTATTACTACTTTTAGCAAAGTTTTTACCAAAGTTTTTTATTCCAAAAGATACGCCATTTTTAAGTAGAAAAGAAAAATCAAAATTATTAAACGATTAA
- the cls gene encoding cardiolipin synthase, whose product MSIWQGIITAIFIINLVGAIYTVFHEKRDVPTTWAWLLTLALVPVFGFILYVFVGKKIPAGRIYDMKSQKSLGMSELADYQKEMLEENEQIASEEDNDVQVHTAILFLESNESILTRGNDVEVIIDGKEKFDQMIKDIMEAKHHVHLLYYTFRSDELGKRVLAALENRAAAGVEVLVVFDALGCRGNNPKFFKRLEELGGKTLVFFGSRIPFVNLRMNYRNHRKIIVVDSKIAYMGGFNIGKEYIGKGPLGNWRDTHIRIQGNAVLTLQSRFFMDWNAVAPKEEKRGYEEYYFPISPKMGNTAMQIVSSGPEDDIQAIKMGFIKMISQAKHSIYIQTPYFIPDNSVHEVLKIAALSGIEVHIMIPCKPDHPFVYRATEYFAKDIIEYGAHVYIYEDGFFHSKVLIVDNEVASIGSANMDVRSFKLNFEINAFIYDSTIAEELLANFNQDLSKSLQVDAEYFQNQSRWRKFKQYFSRLLSPIL is encoded by the coding sequence ATGAGTATTTGGCAAGGAATTATTACGGCAATTTTTATTATCAACCTAGTCGGTGCGATTTATACTGTTTTTCATGAGAAACGAGACGTACCTACTACTTGGGCATGGCTTCTGACTTTAGCTTTAGTACCGGTTTTCGGATTTATACTCTATGTATTTGTCGGCAAAAAAATACCAGCTGGACGGATTTATGATATGAAGTCGCAAAAGAGTCTTGGAATGTCCGAACTTGCTGATTATCAAAAGGAAATGCTGGAGGAAAATGAACAAATTGCTTCCGAGGAAGACAATGATGTGCAGGTTCACACGGCTATTCTTTTTCTTGAAAGTAATGAGTCTATTTTAACAAGAGGGAACGACGTCGAAGTCATTATTGATGGTAAAGAAAAATTTGATCAGATGATTAAAGATATCATGGAAGCAAAACATCATGTGCACCTTCTTTATTATACTTTTCGTTCAGATGAATTAGGAAAGCGTGTGTTAGCTGCTTTGGAAAATCGTGCTGCTGCAGGTGTCGAGGTGTTGGTTGTTTTTGATGCCTTAGGATGTAGAGGGAATAATCCTAAATTTTTTAAACGATTAGAGGAGCTCGGTGGAAAGACGCTTGTATTCTTTGGTTCTCGTATCCCTTTCGTTAATTTACGTATGAATTATCGAAATCACCGTAAAATTATTGTTGTTGATAGTAAGATTGCTTATATGGGTGGATTTAATATAGGGAAGGAATATATTGGAAAAGGACCTTTAGGAAATTGGCGTGATACCCATATTCGAATTCAAGGAAATGCTGTGTTGACCTTGCAAAGTCGCTTTTTTATGGATTGGAATGCGGTTGCACCGAAAGAAGAAAAAAGAGGATATGAGGAATATTATTTCCCAATTTCACCTAAAATGGGTAACACTGCTATGCAGATTGTATCGAGCGGTCCGGAAGATGATATTCAAGCAATAAAAATGGGATTTATTAAGATGATCAGCCAAGCAAAACATTCTATTTATATACAAACACCTTATTTTATTCCTGATAACAGTGTTCATGAAGTGCTGAAGATTGCTGCTTTATCGGGTATTGAAGTTCATATTATGATTCCTTGCAAGCCCGATCATCCATTCGTTTACCGTGCTACTGAATATTTTGCGAAAGATATTATTGAGTACGGTGCCCATGTCTATATTTATGAGGACGGATTTTTTCACTCAAAAGTTCTGATTGTGGATAATGAAGTTGCATCAATCGGATCAGCAAACATGGATGTGCGCAGTTTTAAATTAAATTTTGAGATTAATGCATTTATTTATGATTCCACCATTGCAGAGGAGTTATTAGCGAATTTCAATCAAGATTTAAGTAAAAGTCTGCAGGTTGACGCTGAGTATTTTCAAAATCAATCTCGTTGGCGAAAATTCAAACAATATTTTTCTCGTTTGCTTTCTCCTATTTTATAA
- a CDS encoding V-type ATP synthase subunit I translates to MAIAKMNKIKIISLQEQKEMILQTIQGMESIELIDMSAEYKRLSAMSPRKRDKIDESIKLLENRYEEYRNYMNFMQDYFPKQSLLGKMREKRQGLTIQELERETKDIDQHEVIHTIQSSMDTLKEIKESLEQMKESEEFLLKWKNMSYVPHQMENNKFIRVLAGTIPQTVSDEFMRSIRESDLLHVEEIYQTRDEYGVTVVFDYKDKEAVLSLLETNHFFKLNYLYQDTPTEELKKIENEMKTLIQQRQDLQKTLTDRKDIEWKLKLMIETVYAHLQRVRGELLLVDEPNLFILEGWMEKKKVHEVQQTMQETLSIDDYAFLVEEVKEEEIDKVPIVLENNKYIAPFETITEMYSLPKYNEIDPTPFLMPFYLVFFGMMMADAGYGLMMFLATTLALKFFTLTKSMQKNMRFFQMLGCATIVWGIIYGSFFGLELPIVPLSIMDDVNTILVISVVFGVIQILLGLGIKTYLLLKEDDKYGALSDGIGWLTIFAGIILLVLANLVFPNATLSTIGTIIALAGVVIVIVASALASANKALGVGIGLYNLYGITGYVGDIVSYTRLMALGVSGGSIGLAFNMIIDFLPTGAKFTVGILLFIVLHLVNIGLSALSAYVHGARLIFVEFFGKFYEGGGKALKPLKTSEEYIDLKNTLTYKMEE, encoded by the coding sequence ATGGCAATAGCTAAAATGAATAAAATAAAAATCATTTCGTTACAAGAACAAAAAGAAATGATTTTACAAACGATTCAAGGCATGGAAAGCATTGAATTAATTGACATGTCTGCTGAATACAAACGATTGAGTGCAATGAGCCCACGCAAAAGAGATAAAATTGATGAATCAATTAAATTATTGGAAAATAGATATGAAGAATATAGAAATTATATGAATTTTATGCAAGACTATTTTCCGAAACAATCACTTTTAGGGAAAATGCGTGAAAAAAGACAAGGCCTTACTATTCAAGAGTTAGAACGTGAAACGAAAGATATTGATCAACATGAAGTAATCCATACGATTCAAAGCTCCATGGATACTTTAAAAGAAATAAAAGAATCTTTAGAGCAAATGAAAGAATCAGAGGAGTTCTTGTTGAAATGGAAGAACATGAGCTACGTTCCACATCAAATGGAGAATAACAAATTCATCCGAGTTCTAGCAGGAACCATTCCGCAGACAGTTTCGGATGAATTTATGCGGTCTATTCGCGAATCTGACTTACTTCATGTGGAAGAAATTTACCAGACGAGGGATGAGTACGGTGTTACAGTAGTCTTTGACTATAAGGATAAAGAAGCTGTCCTTTCATTATTAGAAACGAATCATTTCTTTAAACTTAACTATCTATATCAAGATACTCCAACAGAAGAATTAAAGAAAATCGAGAACGAGATGAAAACTCTTATCCAACAAAGACAAGACCTACAAAAGACACTTACTGATCGAAAAGACATTGAGTGGAAATTAAAATTAATGATTGAAACGGTTTATGCTCATCTTCAAAGAGTTCGGGGAGAATTGCTTCTGGTTGACGAACCTAACCTATTTATTTTAGAAGGATGGATGGAAAAGAAGAAAGTCCATGAGGTCCAACAAACTATGCAAGAAACGCTTTCCATTGATGATTATGCTTTTCTTGTAGAAGAGGTCAAGGAAGAAGAAATTGATAAAGTTCCAATTGTATTGGAAAATAATAAATACATAGCACCTTTTGAAACTATTACTGAGATGTATAGTTTACCGAAGTATAATGAGATTGATCCAACGCCGTTTCTTATGCCATTTTATCTAGTCTTTTTTGGAATGATGATGGCAGATGCTGGATATGGGTTAATGATGTTCCTTGCAACGACTCTAGCATTGAAATTTTTCACACTTACTAAAAGCATGCAAAAAAACATGCGCTTTTTCCAAATGTTAGGCTGTGCAACAATCGTATGGGGGATCATTTATGGTTCATTCTTTGGATTGGAACTACCAATCGTTCCACTTTCGATCATGGATGATGTTAATACGATTTTAGTGATATCAGTAGTTTTTGGTGTAATCCAAATTTTATTAGGATTAGGAATAAAAACTTATTTACTGTTAAAAGAAGATGACAAATATGGTGCACTTTCCGATGGAATCGGTTGGCTGACAATTTTTGCAGGGATTATTCTGTTAGTTTTAGCAAATCTAGTTTTCCCAAATGCAACTTTATCAACAATCGGAACAATTATTGCCCTAGCAGGAGTAGTGATCGTGATTGTTGCCTCAGCTTTAGCTTCGGCGAACAAAGCGTTGGGAGTGGGTATTGGGCTTTATAATTTATACGGTATTACCGGATATGTCGGAGATATCGTTAGTTACACACGATTAATGGCTCTGGGAGTATCAGGAGGAAGTATTGGTTTAGCCTTTAATATGATTATTGACTTCTTGCCAACAGGCGCGAAGTTCACAGTCGGAATCCTTCTTTTTATTGTTTTACATTTAGTGAATATTGGGCTTTCTGCTTTAAGTGCCTATGTTCATGGGGCAAGACTAATTTTTGTGGAGTTTTTCGGTAAATTCTACGAAGGTGGCGGAAAAGCGCTAAAACCGCTAAAAACGTCAGAAGAATACATTGATTTAAAAAATACACTTACTTACAAAATGGAGGAATAG
- a CDS encoding V-type ATP synthase subunit K, producing the protein MENQTWLQFFIENNGGIIFAALGVAIAVIFSGMGSSRGVGMTGEAASALIKEQPDKFGKSLILQLLPGTQGLYGFVIGFLIYLNMSSDMAFQDGIYMLMAALPIAFTGLTSGIAQGRVATAAIQILAKREEHNTKGIIYSAMVETYAILGFVISFLLVLNN; encoded by the coding sequence ATGGAAAACCAAACATGGCTACAATTTTTTATTGAAAATAACGGAGGAATCATCTTTGCTGCTTTAGGGGTGGCAATCGCGGTAATCTTCTCAGGTATGGGATCTTCGCGTGGAGTTGGGATGACAGGTGAAGCTGCTTCTGCATTGATTAAGGAACAACCGGATAAATTTGGTAAATCTTTGATCCTACAATTGCTGCCTGGTACACAAGGTTTATACGGATTCGTTATTGGTTTCTTGATCTACTTAAATATGTCTTCTGACATGGCTTTCCAAGATGGAATTTACATGTTGATGGCTGCTTTGCCTATTGCTTTCACTGGATTGACTTCAGGAATCGCTCAAGGACGTGTAGCAACTGCAGCAATCCAAATCCTGGCTAAAAGAGAAGAGCATAATACTAAAGGGATTATTTATTCAGCAATGGTTGAAACTTATGCTATTTTAGGATTTGTTATTTCCTTCCTACTAGTTCTAAATAACTAA